One Solibacillus sp. R5-41 DNA segment encodes these proteins:
- a CDS encoding hydrolase, translated as MLTKEETVLVLIDIQGKLAQIVDESEIVIDSISKVVQGAQALQLPILWLEQYPKGLGPTVEEIAQHLTDIKPIEKITFSAYDTPEFVDQLEATGRKKVLLAGIETHICVYQTAAHLLTNGYEVEVLADCVTSRTAGNREVGVQKMLQLGAKLTSVEMALFEMQQIAKGDTFKTISGLVK; from the coding sequence ATGCTTACGAAAGAAGAAACGGTATTAGTGTTAATTGATATTCAAGGAAAGCTAGCACAAATTGTGGATGAGAGTGAAATTGTAATCGATAGCATTTCAAAAGTAGTACAAGGAGCACAAGCATTACAGCTTCCTATTTTATGGCTAGAGCAATACCCGAAAGGTTTAGGTCCGACGGTTGAAGAAATAGCCCAACATTTAACGGACATTAAGCCAATTGAAAAAATAACATTTAGCGCATATGATACACCAGAATTTGTCGATCAATTAGAAGCAACAGGAAGAAAAAAAGTATTGCTTGCAGGTATTGAAACGCATATTTGTGTTTATCAAACAGCCGCGCACTTGCTAACAAATGGCTATGAGGTGGAAGTATTAGCAGACTGTGTGACATCACGTACTGCGGGAAATCGCGAAGTAGGCGTACAGAAAATGCTTCAATTAGGAGCAAAGCTAACAAGTGTTGAAATGGCATTATTCGAAATGCAGCAAATAGCAAAGGGCGATACATTTAAAACAATTAGTGGCTTAGTAAAATGA
- a CDS encoding nucleoside-diphosphate sugar epimerase, which yields MLRLSWLISMGISLFGVMLIQQFFTMKPDDVAQAGNLGALGLALAAPFILLSLFITYRFFLVTSSQARDQLMRLIYLIFGVALLIVLIFYAIEFKNDVYASLGGNTHTKGSQIYGFPTLNEYTNHVFLNFYTFGIIHVVSGLAATIIGIFKKSTVKD from the coding sequence ATGTTACGACTTAGTTGGCTCATTAGTATGGGCATTAGTTTATTTGGTGTAATGCTTATTCAACAATTTTTCACAATGAAACCAGATGATGTTGCACAAGCTGGAAATCTTGGCGCACTTGGTTTAGCACTTGCTGCACCGTTTATTCTGTTAAGCTTGTTTATTACATATCGTTTCTTTCTAGTAACGTCGAGCCAAGCACGTGATCAGTTGATGCGCTTAATTTATTTAATTTTTGGCGTTGCGCTACTTATTGTACTTATTTTTTATGCAATCGAGTTTAAAAATGATGTGTATGCATCACTTGGTGGTAATACACATACAAAAGGTTCACAAATATACGGCTTCCCAACGCTAAATGAATATACGAATCATGTTTTTCTTAACTTTTATACATTCGGAATTATTCATGTCGTGAGCGGATTAGCTGCAACGATTATAGGCATATTTAAAAAATCTACTGTGAAGGATTGA